Proteins from a single region of Eublepharis macularius isolate TG4126 chromosome 9, MPM_Emac_v1.0, whole genome shotgun sequence:
- the LOC129335727 gene encoding adenylate kinase 8-like: protein MDATSKPHQIPPAMALYAEKHRIFQLMQAMLEAVLIARPQDPIEFMIEHLQKDNDEVPRVFVLGPPASGKTTISRWMGKHLNATYLCPQDLVHDRKLRKSREALARLGPQEAIPDELWACLLEERLSAEDCTALGWVLDGFPETRQQALLLQAKGISPQHVLVLYAPDTVLVERNLGKLLDPITKEVYHATFDWPMDYMVQRRLVTPEGISEQATATRLLESHRSLPGIVQTYKENHKAVNADQPCADVFAQALSFVQSRPSSNAPFTPRVLLLGPPGSGKRLQAALLAQKYGLVSLRLGELLRQQVADHMPFGDLIKPCLGSGYPVSDTVVLSVLKERLGQQDCVSRGWVLHGFPRDIDQAILMKHTGFKPNRVFFLNLPTEVALQRLCQRATDPVSGERYHGIFKPPTDTEVHKRLLQNPRDRPGRVEEKVDMYNRQVAMLEDFYDEGISLNADQDPYTIFEYVESCLVQSLPILRQ, encoded by the coding sequence ATGGACGCCACCAGCAAGCCCCACCAGATCCCTCCCGCGATGGCGCTCTATGCCGAGAAGCACCGCATCTTCCAGCTCATGCAGGCCATGCTGGAAGCCGTCCTCATCGCCCGCCCACAGGATCCCATTGAATTCATGATCGAGCACCTCCAGAAAGACAACGATGAGGTGCCCAGGGTCTTTGTCCTGGGGCCCCCCGCCTCGGGCAAGACGACCATCAGCCGCTGGATGGGCAAGCACCTGAATGCCACCTACCTGTGCCCCCAGGACCTGGTGCATGACCGGAAGCTCAGGAAGTCCAGGGAGGCTCTCGCCCGCCTTGGCCCGCAGGAGGCCATTCCCGATGAGCTGTGGgcctgcctgctggaggagcgcCTGTCTGCGGAGGACTGCACGGCGCTGGGCTGGGTGCTGGACGGCTTTCCGGAGACGAGGCAGCAGGCCCTGCTGCTGCAGGCCAAGGGCATCAGCCCCCAGCACGTCCTCGTGCTCTACGCGCCGGACACGGTGCTGGTGGAGAGGAACCTCGGCAAGCTGCTGGATCCCATCACCAAGGAGGTCTACCATGCCACCTTCGACTGGCCGATGGACTACATGGTGCAGAGGCGCCTGGTGACCCCAGAAGGCATCTCAGAGCAAGCGACCGCCACCCGCCTCCTGGAGAGCCATCGCAGCCTCCCGGGCATCGTCCAGACGTACAAGGAGAACCACAAGGCCGTCAACGCCGACCAGCCCTGCGCAGACGTCTTCGCCCAAGCCCTGAGTTTTGTGCAAAGCCGCCCTTCCTCCAACGCGCCCTTCACCCCCCGGGTTTTGCTCCTGGGCCCTCCTGGGAGCGGCAAACGCTTGCAGGCTgctctgctggcccagaagtatGGGCTGGTGAGTCTTCGCTTGGGGGAGCTGCTGCGGCAGCAGGTGGCTGACCACATGCCGTTCGGGGACCTCATCAAGCCCTGCCTCGGAAGCGGCTACCCGGTGAGCGACACCGTCGTCCTGAGCGTGCTCAAGGAGCGGCTGGGCCAGCAGGACTGCGTGAGCCGCGGCTGGGTGCTCCACGGCTTCCCTCGCGACATCGACCAGGCCATTCTCATGAAGCACACCGGCTTCAAGCCCAACCGGGTGTTCTTCCTCAACTTGCCCACCGAGGTGGCCTTGCAGCGCCTCTGCCAACGCGCCACAGACCCCGTCTCAGGGGAGAGGTACCACGGCATCTTCAAGCCACCGACAGACACAGAGGTGCACAAGCGCCTGCTCCAGAACCCCCGGGACCGGCCGGGCAGGGTGGAGGAGAAGGTGGACATGTACAACCGGCAAGTGGCTATGCTTGAGGATTTCTACGATGAGGGCATTTCCCTCAACGCCGACCAGGATCCCTACACCATCTTTGAGTACGTGGAGAGCTGCCTGGTGCAGTCCTTGCCCATTTTAAGACAATGA